The following coding sequences lie in one Arachis ipaensis cultivar K30076 chromosome B03, Araip1.1, whole genome shotgun sequence genomic window:
- the LOC107631009 gene encoding uncharacterized protein LOC107631009 has translation MASSLLLAVVFVFDLIAFALAVAAEQRRNTAKLVVDANGRKYCQYDSDIATGLGVGSFFILVASQVIIMIVTRCLCCGKAMRPSGSRSWAICLFITSWVMFIIAAACLLAGSVRNAYHTKYRDLLKQSAPSCETMRKGVFGAGAAFIVLTGIASEIYYVSFSKANNGPPPYARDTGVRMGNL, from the exons ATGGCTTCGTCTCTGTTGCTCGCTGTCGTCTTTGTCTTTGATCTCATTGCTTTTGCTCTTGCTGTTGCTGCAGAACAGAGGAGGAACACT GCCAAGCTAGTTGTTGATGCTAATGGTAGAAAGTACTGCCAATATGATTCTGACATTGCAACTGGCCTTGGCGTGggttcgttcttcatcctagtcGCGAGTCAAGTGATCATAATGATTGTAACTAGATGCCTCTGCTGTGGAAAAGCTATGAGACCAAGTGGTTCCAGATCTTGGGCAATTTGCTTATTCATAACTAGCTG GGTAATGTTTATTATTGCTGCGGCATGCCTGCTGGCCGGTTCTGTGAGGAATGCTTACCACACCAAGTACAGAGATCTCTTGAAACAGAGTGCACCATCGTGCGAGACAATGAGGAAGGGTGTCTTTGGAGCCGGAGCTGCATTCATCGTTCTCACAGGCATAGCCTCTGAGATTTATTATGTTAGTTTTTCCAAAGCTAACAATGGTCCTCCCCCCTATGCCAGGGACACTGGTGTGAGGATGGGAAACTTATAG